Proteins found in one bacterium genomic segment:
- a CDS encoding Gfo/Idh/MocA family oxidoreductase, with protein MEDKQKSLKRAAAGIAGITAAGKAPAYAQDMKFLKLGVLGVGSHGFAAMFKNPPKEYPKEVRVKTYALWDDCPGLAEALKGPTYEKIYNDPVKLSNECDCLYIEHADYRMALELAQPGLEQGKPTFINRPFTASIEDAEEIIRMAKKYDAPVMSASELEFGPEVYEMQAFVREKGPLRAFEAYGAEAHFTWHFPHVLNYAHAALGGGIDSVYFTGHFGIDMRKWRVEKEIIGASLCVLTMEPRDGQPPVIGMCHIGNYPTERGYHIDVYTANENRNFVLQGNWNLNMFEKLNEFYSFRKIPRPYEAILEMHRTLVAANVSRLEGCAVKLSSLGGQDELPYSDAIRRYVIDRALNRL; from the coding sequence ATGGAAGACAAACAGAAAAGTCTGAAAAGGGCTGCGGCAGGAATTGCCGGAATAACAGCGGCAGGGAAAGCCCCCGCTTACGCACAAGATATGAAGTTTTTGAAACTCGGCGTCCTCGGAGTCGGTTCGCACGGCTTTGCCGCAATGTTCAAAAACCCGCCGAAAGAGTACCCCAAAGAAGTCCGTGTAAAAACCTATGCGCTCTGGGATGACTGTCCCGGCCTCGCGGAAGCGCTGAAAGGCCCCACGTACGAAAAAATATACAACGATCCGGTTAAACTCTCAAACGAATGCGATTGTCTCTATATCGAGCATGCCGACTACCGCATGGCTCTGGAACTCGCACAGCCGGGGCTTGAACAGGGGAAACCCACCTTTATCAATCGCCCTTTTACCGCTTCGATCGAGGATGCCGAGGAAATAATCCGCATGGCAAAAAAGTACGATGCTCCGGTCATGAGCGCATCGGAGCTCGAATTCGGCCCGGAAGTATATGAGATGCAGGCTTTTGTCAGGGAAAAAGGCCCGCTTCGCGCATTTGAAGCGTACGGAGCCGAGGCCCATTTCACCTGGCATTTCCCCCATGTTTTGAATTACGCTCATGCGGCATTGGGCGGCGGAATAGACTCGGTCTATTTCACCGGACACTTCGGTATCGACATGCGCAAATGGAGAGTCGAAAAAGAAATAATCGGGGCATCGCTCTGTGTTCTCACCATGGAACCGCGCGACGGCCAGCCGCCCGTCATCGGGATGTGCCATATCGGTAACTATCCGACGGAAAGAGGCTACCACATCGATGTTTATACAGCAAACGAAAACCGTAATTTCGTGCTCCAGGGCAACTGGAACCTGAATATGTTTGAAAAACTGAACGAGTTTTATTCATTCAGAAAGATTCCGAGACCCTATGAAGCGATTCTGGAAATGCACCGCACCCTGGTCGCAGCCAACGTTTCACGGCTCGAG